One stretch of Juglans microcarpa x Juglans regia isolate MS1-56 chromosome 3D, Jm3101_v1.0, whole genome shotgun sequence DNA includes these proteins:
- the LOC121255262 gene encoding leucine-rich repeat receptor-like protein kinase PXL1, translated as MFKGFSVILVVVDRLTKYAHFLPLSHPYTAASVAAVFTSQVAYRLELPPSSSIHPVFHVSRLKKYVGSDSQISPMLPLVNSHGNFKVEPEAILDRRMTARDNKPFIELLVKWRGMDEESSTWEPVEQLRTHYPDLVGKLDMSNANLSQAINWPDKVNMLPSLLDTCLSGCELSMPIPCMLSNVSSSSSPLLFLDLSVNHLNSSVFPWLFKYFNNLAVLSLDASLLESPLPEAFGKMVALVHLNLSFNNLEGLIPQTLGNLHNLQVRDLSNNNISGEVPDLARLSCLKRLHLHKNRLNGSLTKSIGKLSKLEVLDVSSNSFEGELPDCWSNMLSVVMLDFSNNNLSGRIPDSIGALSRLETLHLQKNNLVGKVPKSLRNCSLLKLLDLGENKLSGRIPAWMV; from the exons ATGTTCAAAGGGTTTTCTGTTATATTGGTGGTAGTTGATAGGCTCACCAAGTATGCACATTTTTTACCTCTATCTCACCCTTATACAGCTGCATCAGTGGCTGCTGTCTTCACATCTCAG GTAGCTTACAGGCTCGAGTTGCCACCAAGTTCGTCAATTCATCCAGTCTTTCATGTCTCGAGGTTGAAGAAATATGTTGGCTCTGATTCACAGATTTCTCCTATGTTACCATTAGTTAATTCTCATGGGAATTTTAAGGTGGAACCAGAAGCTATTCTGGACAGACGAATGACTGCTAGGGACAATAAACCTTTTATCGAACTATTGGTAAAATGGCGTGGTATGGATGAGGAAAGTTCCACTTGGGAACCTGTCGAACAGCTGAGGACTCATTATCctgaccttgtgggcaag TTGGACATGAGCAATGCCAACCTCAGCCAAGCAATCAATTGGCCCGATAAGGTTAACATGCTTCCTTCTTTGTTAGACACGTGTCTTAGTGGTTGTGAGCTCTCTATGCCTATTCCTTGTATGCTTTCCAATGTTAGTAGTTCTTCTTCGCCACTTTTATTCCTTGATCTCTCTgtcaatcatctcaactcatcggTATTCCCTTGGTTGTTCAAATATTTCAATAACCTTGCTGTTCTTTCCCTGGATGCTAGCCTTCTGGAAAGTCCTCTTCCAGAAGCTTTTGGGAAAATGGTAGCTCTTGTTCATCTCAACCTCTCTTTCAACAACCTCGAAGGGTTGATACCCCAAACTTTGGGAAATCTTCACAATTTACAAGTACGAGACTTGTCAAACAATAATATAAGTGGGGAAGTACCTGATCTTGCACGCCTCTCTTGCTTGAAAAGGTTGCATCTACACAAAAATCGATTGAATGGGAGTTTAACCAAGAGTATAGGAAAACTTTCCAAGCTCGAGGTTCTTGATGTGTCTTCAAATTCTTTCGAAG GAGAACTCCCTGATTGTTGGTCAAATATGCTATCAGTTGTCATGCTTGATTTTTCAAACAACAATCTTTCTGGGAGAATCCCTGATTCTATTGGAGCCCTATCAAGACTTGAGACTTTGCATTTGCAAAAAAACAATTTGGTCGGAAAAGTACCCAAGTCGTTGAGGAACTGCTCTTTATTGAAACTTTTAGACCTTGGAGAAAACAAACTATCTGGGAGAATACCTGCATGGATGGTGTAA
- the LOC121255263 gene encoding receptor-like protein EIX2: protein MGNSLPHLVVLHLPSNLFSGSIPFQLCHLTSLQILDLSDNNITGTIPRCLSNLTAMAQKQSSNVSIAHEYISFESYIGTAVDHYINSIIVIFKEKYFEYDNILGLLKFIDLSSNKLEGGIPREISKLSGLIGLNMSRNLLTGIIPQSIGGLESLNFLDSSMNHLSGAIPPKSSYYEPSELLKFIKQQLVTEIFVVLLSQNVREIKTDQGRRSGVNHKNAKIQEHAYSYEHLWFYTIAALGFIVGFWGVCGSLLLKNSWRHTYFQYLDSVGDRIYVTVAVNIAKLLRSFKPR from the exons ATGGGGAACAGCCTACCACACTTGGTGGTTCTTCACCTACCATCAAACTTGTTCAGTGGTAGCATACCTTTTCAATTATGTCATCTAACATCTCTTCAGATCTTGGACCTCTCTGACAACAACATTACAGGGACTATACCGCGATGCCTGAGCAACCTCACTGCCATGGCTCAAAAACAAAGTTCCAATGTAAGCATTGCTCATGAATATATCTCTTTTGAATCCTATATTGGTACGGCTGTAGACCACTACATTAACTCTATAATTGTgatcttcaaagaaaaatatttcgaGTATGATAATATTCTTGGGCTACTAAAGTTCATCGATCTTTCAAGTAACAAGTTAGAAGGAGGTATTCCAAGAGAAATCTCAAAGCTCTCAGGATTGATTGGCTTGAACATGTCAAGAAACTTGTTGACTGGCATTATTCCTCAGAGCATTGGTGGCTTGGAAAGCTTGAATTTTCTAGACTCGTCGATGAATCATCTTTCAGGAGCAATCCCCCCAAAGTCTAGCTACTATGAGCCCTCTGAACTacttaaatttatcaaacaacAACTT GTAACAGAGATCTTTGTGGTTCTCCTCTCCCAAAATGTCCGGGAGATAAAGACAGATCAAGGTCGGCGAAGTGGTGTCAACCATAAAAATGCCAAAATCCAAGAACATGCTTACTCCTATGAGCATCTATGGTTTTATACTATTGCTGCACTCGGATTCATTGTTGGCTTTTGGGGAGTTTGTGGGTCGTTATTGCTGAAGAATTCTTGGAGGCATACCTATTTCCAATACCTTGACAGTGTTGGAGATCGAATCTACGTAACAGTAGCTGTCAACATAGCCAAATTGCTGAGGAGCTTCAAGCCTCGGTGA